The following are encoded together in the Montipora capricornis isolate CH-2021 chromosome 5, ASM3666992v2, whole genome shotgun sequence genome:
- the LOC138049530 gene encoding uncharacterized protein, with protein MRTTAENLQSQAKKEFSELAKEQKKTGGGPAPKMPSALTAKVIDIFKEKPSFTGLEGFESTGPEANLPTEAAEQVPTTVEVNNRLFEQLQEAVQDGPKPQEVKVGNVQKEENQSKENRRKITQEDILEEHYKALIAKQENLKLKKRNLELEIFKQKVSSVPGYQVSINFKSISP; from the exons ATGCGGACAACAGCCGAAAACTTGCAGTCGCAGGCAAAGAAAGAATTCAGTGAACTGGCAAAGGAGCAGAAGAAAACTGGTGGAGGGCCAGCTCCGAAGATGCCGTCGGCATTAACAGCTAAAGTTATAGACATTTTTAAGGAAAAACCTTCTTTCACCGGCCTCGAGGGTTTCGAGTCCACAG gccCTGAAGCAAACCTACCCACTGAGGCAGCTGAACAAGTACCAACTACAGTGGAGGTTAACAACAGGttgtttgaacaactgcagGAAGCTGTACAGGATGGACCGAAACCTCAAGAAGTCAAAGTGGGTAATgttcaaaaagaagaaaatcaaagcaaagaaaatagGAGAAAGATTACCCAAGAAGACATTCTTGAGGAGCACTACAAAGCTCTAATTGCCAAGCAAgaaaatttaaagttaaaaaaaaggaatcttGAATTAGAAATCTTCAAACAAAAAGTATCTTCAGTCCCTGGTTACCAGGTTTCCATAAATTTTAAGTCCATAAGCCCTTGA
- the LOC138049532 gene encoding uncharacterized protein produces MPLTVAERVPNHRQKVKENAEKHEAHKEKDKLRKRESRKKSVDPGKAELERKKCRERVRLHRLKKKLSASHVQDPGDTHVRYAYKTPQALGKAVHKVSPLLPNSPRKRKAVIEKIAKSHGLSLSSKHQKSTGNKCIAKSTVDCVQEFYYRDSISRQAPGRKDYVIIKENGKKLKLQKRHLMWSLKETFGLFQKENPQVKICFTKFCSLRPKNVLLQAFMPRQVCLCQYHDNVKLLCECLTKEIQSFPSYSAAFVDNFVCDSNKEECMMGKCGSCPAWLDAVKEDAALDEIVQWQQWERVSHQVQSKQGKPKLVKKMEKVTKEGTVEEALHSLQSKMPSFLEHVFIKRKQAEFFEKCTAQMQPDEAVVQVDFAENYTCQHQDEIQAAHWSQPQVTLFTVAIWTKDSDDNTKCSSHVIVSDDLDHDKKSVTVFMDIVVNNFVKKNFPQVKVVNIFSDGPTSQFKNKYMAGFYHTLQRKGLKIKWHFFATSHGKGVVDGLGGTVKRMVWTAVSTRKVASVQDAKSFATVAAQFCKSINIQLCLKKDIDEFGSGLELDKCFQKATAIPGISKVHCIVPAENGQVHCLLYSSQLSVLHEIEQSNDAEETCSDSVTEITTSEVSDGSWNNSGGSEDEESGGDGGSDGDVADDEDDMPLCTYATVPADTPMTDEEEIIIQIQQGLPDHIRAILNDQCTEFQIPPFSSLMAELIISKAIDFKGDPLIDIRDLKDLEGKAAEDESKWITNFIVDAYLQLVKSESAQKGVKVEIFRWEEFEKLVQRQTLKDPLTDKDDLFKQDAVFFPCNDTDGEHWFLGVLFPQEMCIIVLDSLPGQFVKPTVLKRVEVMVSLLLKADRSTDVSQWSFYSNRPGEIPEQNNTYDCGTFSRLYARCVATRSVMIPKTEVLAYRQLMIQELHQKSLCPIPPPTIQPGEYYAVDYVKTYYFGRVMKKSGSFVEFKFLHRKSASTFHWPRRDDVDRVHFSNIFSDPVTVPQFISGPFEIPELPAVEKLFKVIRKHKKV; encoded by the coding sequence ATGCCTTTAACTGTGGCAGAAAGAGTTCCAAATCACAGACAAAAAGtcaaagaaaatgcagaaaagCATGAAGCacataaagaaaaagacaaacttAGGAAaagggaaagtaggaagaaatCTGTTGATCCAGGAAAAGCCGAACTTGAAAGAAAGAAGTGCAGGGAAAGAGTGCGATTGCACAGGCTTAAGAAAAAGTTGTCTGCCTCACATGTACAAGATCCTGGTGACACTCATGTAAGATATGCTTACAAAACTCCACAAGCACTGGGTAAAGCAGTACACAAAGTTTCACCATTACTTCCAAATAGCCCAAGGAAGCGAAAAGCTGTAATAGAAAAGATTGCAAAGTCACATGGACTTTCACTTTCAAGTAAACACCAGAAGTCCACTGGCAACAAGTGCATTGCCAAGTCCACCGTAGACTGTGTTCAAGAATTTTACTACCGAGATTCCATTTCTCGACAAGCACCAGGGCGTAAAGACTATGTTATCATTAAAGAGAATGGGAAGAAGTTGAAACTACAAAAGAGGCACTTGATGTGGTCACTGAAAGAGACTTTTGGACTGTTTCAGAAAGAGAACCCTCAGGTAAAGATTTGCTTCACCAAATTCTGCTCTCTTAGACCAAAGAATGTTTTGCTGCAAGCATTCATGCCACGGCAGGTTTGTCTCTGCCAGTATCATGACAACGTGAAGTTGCTTTGTGAATGTCtcacaaaagaaatccaaagtttCCCTTCCTACTCTGCAGCATTTGTTGATAACTTTGTCTGTGATAGCAATAAAGAAGAATGCATGATGGGCAAATGTGGTTCATGTCCAGCCTGGCTTGATGCAGTCAAGGAAGATGCTGCTCTGGATGAAATTGTTCAGTGGCAACAATGGGAGAGAGTGTCTCATCAAGTTCAGTCTAAACAAGGCAAACCCAAACTGGTGAAGAAGATGGAGAAAGTCACCAAAGAGGGTACTGTTGAAGAAGCCTTGCATTCTCTTCAAAGTAAAATGCCTTCATTCTTGGAGCATGTTTTCATAAAGAGGAAACAAgcagaattttttgaaaaatgcacaGCTCAAATGCAACCAGATGAAGCTGTTGTCCAAGTTGACTTTGCTGAAAATTATACCTGTCAGCATCAAGATGAAATTCAAGCAGCTCATTGGAGTCAACCACAGGTTACACTCTTTACTGTTGCAATTTGGACTAAAGATTCGGATGACAACACAAAGTGCAGTTCACATGTTATAGTGAGTGATGACCTCGACCATGACAAGAAATCAGTTACTGTTTTTATGGATATTGTGGTAAACAATTTTGTCAAGAAAAATTTTCCACAGGTTAAAGTTGTCAACATCTTTTCTGATGGGCCCACCTCCCAATTTAAAAACAAGTACATGGCTGGCTTCTACCACACTCTTCAGAGAAAGGGACTAAAAATAAAGTGGCACTTTTTTGCCACTTCCCATGGCAAAGGAGTGGTTGATGGCTTGGGAGGAACAGTAAAAAGGATGGTGTGGACTGCAGTGTCCACGAGGAAAGTGGCAAGTGTGCAGGACGCAAAATCCTTTGCAACGGTTGCAGCACAATTCTGCAAATCAATCAACATTCAACTATGTCTGAAGAAGGACATTGATGAATTCGGCAGTGGTCTGGAACTGGACAAATGCTTTCAAAAAGCTACAGCTATCCCAGGAATTAGCAAGGTCCACTGCATAGTACCAGCAGAGAATGGTCAAGTACATTGTCTCCTTTATTCAAGTCAGTTATCTGTTCTTCATGAGATTGAACAATCAAATGATGCTGAAGAAACCTGTAGTGACTCAGTCACTGAAATAACCACATCTGAAGTCAGTGACGGTTCCTGGAACAACAGTGGGGGCAGTGAGGATGAAGAGAGTGGTGGTGATGGTGGTAGTGATGGTGATGTTgctgatgatgaagatgacatGCCATTGTGCACATATGCTACAGTACCAGCTGACACACCTATGACTGATGAAGAGGAAATTATTATTCAGATACAGCAAGGCTTGCCTGACCACATCAGGGCAATTCTTAATGACCAGTGCACTGAATTCCAAATTCCTCCATTCAGCAGTCTAATGGCAGAGCTAATTATCAGTAAAGCCATTGACTTTAAGGGTGATCCCTTAATTGACATAAGGGACTTAAAAGATCTCGAAGGAAAAGCTGCAGAAGATGAATCAAAGTGGATTACAAATTTTATTGTTGATGCATATCTACAGCTAGTCAAGTCTGAAAGTGCTCAGAAGGGTGTTAAAGTGGAAATTTTTCGATGGGAAGAATTTGAAAAGCTGGTGCAAAGGCAGACCCTGAAAGATCCTCTTACAGACAAAGATGACCTTTTCAAACAAGATGCAGTTTTCTTTCCCTGCAATGATACTGACGGTGAACATTGGTTCCTTGGAGTGCTGTTTCCTCAGGAAATGTGTATCATAGTGCTCGACAGCTTGCCAGGTCAGTTTGTTAAGCCGACTGTCTTAAAGCGAGTGGAAGTGATGGTGTCACTTCTTTTGAAAGCTGACCGGTCGACTGATGTCAGCCAGTGGTCTTTCTATTCAAACAGGCCTGGTGAGATTCCAGAACAGAATAATACCTATGACTGTGGAACTTTCAGTCGCCTATATGCAAGGTGTGTGGCCACTAGATCGGTGATGATTCCTAAAACTGAGGTTCTGGCATACAGGCAACTGATGATCCAAGAGTTACACCAGAAAAGCCTTTGCCCAATTCCACCGCCAACTATTCAACCAGGGGAATACTATGCAGTTGATTATGTCAAAACCTATTATTTTGGGAGAGTAATGAAGAAAAGTGGCAGTTTTGTAGAATTCAAGTTCCTGCACAGAAAGAGTGCCAGTACTTTCCATTGGCCTAGACGAGATGACGTGGACAGAGTCCACTTTTCAAACATTTTCTCTGATCCAGTAACTGTTCCCCAATTTATCAGTGGGCCTTTTGAAATTCCAGAGCTTCCTGCCGTGGAAAAACTTTTCAAAGTTATAAGGAAACACAAGAAAGTTTGA
- the LOC138050199 gene encoding putative nuclease HARBI1, which translates to FTQKRRERRFRAGNQCEIDDFTDEELRARYCFRRESILFITNLVAGDISRNTRRNHALSPLHQVLIALRFYASGSFLQVIGDTFGVDKSTVSRVITDVSRALIVKQPRFIKWPSTNDECATIKNAFYLRGGFPCVIGCVDGTHVRLQAPSLHENSYVNRKGFHSINVQGVCNHEGMFTNVVARWPGSTHDSDVTCSVQVTFALICKTTIVPSTMASFLGTVGTLAAHS; encoded by the exons TTTACGCAGAAGCGACGAGAAAGGAGATTTAGAGCCGGAAATCAGTGTGAAATCGACGATTTCACAGACGAAGAGCTGCGTGCTCGTTACTGCTTTCGACGAGagtctattttatttattaccaATCTTGTTGCCGGTGATATCAGTCGCAACACTCGACGGAATCACGCCTTATCGCCGCTCCATCAAGTTTTAATTGCCCTCAGGTTTTACGCCAGTGGAAGTTTCCTACAAGTCATAGGCGACACCTTCGGTGTGGATAAGTCCACCGTTTCCAGAGTCATTACCGATGTGTCCCGGGCTTTAATCGTGAAACAGCCCCGCTTTATCAAGTGGCCTTCGACGAACGACGAATGTGCCACAATTAAAAACGCATTTTACCTTCGCGGAGGATTTCCTTGTGTAATTGGATGCGTTGACGGAACCCACGTCAGATTACAAGCGCCCTCACTACACGAAAATAGTTATGTCAACAGGAAAGGTTTTCATTCCATCAATGTGCAAGGTGTCTGCAACCATGAAG GAATGTTCACCAATGTCGTTGCCCGCTGGCCGGGAAGTACCCACGATAGTGACGTCACGTGTTCCGTACAAGTAACATTTGCACTTATTTGCAAAACAACCATCGTTCCCTCAACGATGGCGTCCTTCTTGGGGACAGTGGGTACGCTTGCAGCCCATTCTTGA